The Tenuifilum sp. 4138str genome contains the following window.
AACCCTAACCCGTTTTGTAAAAAAGTTAACTTTGAGTTAACTTTAAACACTTGCTAAGCTTTTTATATTTGTAAAAACAAAAATTTAAAGGAATGAATGTATCACGGTATAGAATCCTGATTGTTGATGATGAACCCGACATTGTAGAGTTCCTTAGCTATAACCTTAAAAAGGAGGGGTTTCAAATTCAAACTGCCTCCAATGGCCGTGAGGCCATCGAAAGGGCTATCGATTTCCGACCACATCTAATACTCCTTGACGTAATGATGCCCGACATGGATGGAATTGAAACCTGTGAACAGCTTCGTAAACAGCCATCAACTTCAAATACTTTAATAGCTTTCCTTACAGCGCGCAGCGAGGACTACAGCCAAATTGCAGGATTCGATGCTGGGGGCGACGATTACATCACCAAGCCAATTAAGCCAAAAGTGCTGATAAGCAGAATAAAGGCATTACTCAAACGAAGCGGCACCCTCATTGATGATGCTGAAAGCCTTGATACTATACCAGCCGAAGGAATTTATATAGATAAGGAACGCTACTCCGTTTATGTCAATGGGAATGAGCTATCGCTCCCAAAAAAGGAGTTTGAACTACTTGCTTTGCTTTACAGCAAACCCCAAAAGGTTTTCACCCGCGATGAAATTTACCAGGCCGTTTGGGGCGATGACATTGTGGTTGGCGATAGAACTATTGATGTTCATATCCGCAAGCTACGCGAAAAACTTGGTGATGACTACATTAAAACTGTAAAGGGGGTTGGTTACAAGTTTACTTCGTAAATCAAGTTGATGATGTAAATTATTTGCCAATGTTGTTTAGTTAAGGTTATTTGTCATGTTGCGCGCAAGCGAAACATCACGCTGTCGTGCTTAGCCCCGATTTATAGGGATAGGCTTC
Protein-coding sequences here:
- a CDS encoding response regulator transcription factor; protein product: MNVSRYRILIVDDEPDIVEFLSYNLKKEGFQIQTASNGREAIERAIDFRPHLILLDVMMPDMDGIETCEQLRKQPSTSNTLIAFLTARSEDYSQIAGFDAGGDDYITKPIKPKVLISRIKALLKRSGTLIDDAESLDTIPAEGIYIDKERYSVYVNGNELSLPKKEFELLALLYSKPQKVFTRDEIYQAVWGDDIVVGDRTIDVHIRKLREKLGDDYIKTVKGVGYKFTS